The following coding sequences lie in one Apium graveolens cultivar Ventura chromosome 1, ASM990537v1, whole genome shotgun sequence genomic window:
- the LOC141673701 gene encoding GCN5-related N-acetyltransferase 1, chloroplastic, with product MLLHGNFTTPLHSFLRHPTAPTHPTPLTITNYSISDQELSTRGFTLHRTITHLNLDDLNSIFVAVGFPRRHPDKIRVALEHTDSLLWAQYEKTQKPVAFARATGDGVFNAIIWDVVVDPSFQGIGLGKVLMERLVEELVNKGISNIALYSEPRVLGFYRPLGFVADPDGIRGMVYSRKGKKK from the coding sequence ATGCTCCTCCACGGCAACTTCACCACCCCTCTCCACTCCTTCCTCCGCCACCCTACCGCCCCTACCCACCCCACCCCCCTCACCATCACAAACTACTCCATCTCCGACCAAGAACTCTCTACACGTGGCTTCACGCTCCACCGTACGATCACTCACCTAAACCTCGACGACCTCAACTCCATTTTCGTAGCCGTTGGATTCCCTCGTCGCCACCCCGACAAAATACGTGTTGCATTGGAACACACGGACTCTTTGTTGTGGGCCCAGTACGAGAAAACACAAAAGCCTGTTGCGTTTGCACGTGCCACGGGGGATGGTGTGTTTAATGCAATAATATGGGATGTGGTGGTGGACCCCAGTTTCCAAGGGATTGGATTAGGGAAAGTGTTGATGGAGAGATTAGTGGAGGAGCTTGTTAATAAAGGGATTAGTAATATTGCTTTGTATTCGGAGCCCCGGGTTCTTGGGTTTTATAGGCCTTTGGGTTTTGTTGCGGACCCGGATGGGATCCGAGGGATGGTTTATTCTAGGAAGGGTAAAAAGAAATAG